GATAAGGGGAAGTACCAAGAAGGCTGTCAAGACCATAGCCTATGGCGAGACCGACAAAAGTGGCTATCACCAGGTTCAGCGGAATGGTGCTTGCGTCAAGGAGCTGCCTCCAGAACTTTCTGTCCTTGTCATTACTCATCCCCAGGGTCCTCGCTGTCTGA
The sequence above is a segment of the bacterium BMS3Abin08 genome. Coding sequences within it:
- the atpI gene encoding ATP synthase protein I → MSNDKDRKFWRQLLDASTIPLNLVIATFVGLAIGYGLDSLLGTSPYLTIVFLIFGIIAGFRELFRFARKQSDGYDKKDK